The following are from one region of the Lytechinus variegatus isolate NC3 chromosome 4, Lvar_3.0, whole genome shotgun sequence genome:
- the LOC121414128 gene encoding DNA-directed RNA polymerases I, II, and III subunit RPABC2-like, translating into MADDEDIENFDEDFDDGDEQLDDLPNEEEADDGDHIDVLPAGEGVQQTERITTPYMTKYERARVLGTRALQIAMNAPVMVELEGETDPLQIAMKELKARKIPIIVRRYLPDGSYEDWGCDELVID; encoded by the exons atggcTGACGACGAAGATATCGAGAA CTTTGATGAGGACTTTGATGACGGAGACGAACAACTTGATGATCTTCCAAACGAAGAG GAAGCCGATGATGGAGACCACATTGACGTGTTACCGGCTGGAGAGGGCGTGCAGCAAACAGAGAGAATTACAACACCATACATGACAAAATATGAGCGGGCGAGAGTGTTGGGAACAAGAGCGTTACAGATAGC GATGAATGCTCCTGTTATGGTGGAACTTGAAGGGGAAACTGATCCTCTACAGATTGCTATGAAAGAACTCAA AGCAAGAAAGATCCCAATCATCGTCCGACGTTACCTCCCCGATGGAAGCTATGAGGATTGGGGGTGCGATGAACTTGTTATCGACTGA
- the LOC121414129 gene encoding RNA polymerase II degradation factor 1-like: MKDATQTKIIILLSFVLIAISVMITIETQRKANALVELNTDLQERLAAVANDRELIGDELKKLADRFKIITEAKSKSDTLVKQKEEEVANIRKEHEEEKKLKDQTVKEKEEKIQELTTNIEKKETEMESVRSELQTAHDEANKAKEDQQNAENRVHELEEQSANLRSQVEKLNADVAAAQANQQPQAQQPQDQQPQAQQPQAQPQQQQQAGKEVAQPQQQQQQQQPQAQQKS, translated from the exons ATGAAGGACGCCACGCAAACCAAAATCATCATCTTGCTCTCTTTCGTACTCATAGCCATATCGGTCATGATCACCATTGAAACACAACGCAAGGCGAACGCACTGGTCGAACTCAACACCGACCTCCAGGAACGCCTTGCAGCCGTAGCAAACGACCGCGAGCTCATCGGCGACGAGCTTAAGAAACTCGCCGACCGCTTCAAGATCATCACCGAAGCCAAGAGCAAAAGTGACACGTTGGTGAAGCAGAAAGAAGAAGAGGTAGCAAATATAAGGAAAGAACACGAAGAAGAGAAGAAACTAAAAGATCAGActgtgaaagaaaaagaagaaaagattcAGGAATTAACGACAAACATAGAAAAGAAAGAG ACCGAGATGGAAAGTGTGAGAAGTGAATTACAAACCGCGCACGATGAAGCAAATAAGGCAAAAGAAGACCAGCAAAACGCAGAAAACAGAGTGCATGAACTAGAAGAGCAAAGTGCGAATTTGCGGAGTCAAGTCGAGAAG TTAAACGCAGATGTAGCGGCGGCACAGGCAAATCAACAACCACAAGCCCAGCAACCTCAAGACCAGCAACCTCAAGCACAGCAACCTCAAGCCCAGCCACAACAGCAGCAGCAAGCCGGGAAGGAGGTTGCTCAACcacagcagcagcaacaacaacagcaaccaCAAGCCCAACAAAAATCTTAA